The Ruminococcaceae bacterium KH2T8 genomic sequence ATATCCTTGAGGTACCTGCAGGCTATTCCTATCTGGTATACGAGATAGAGACATATGCTCCCGATCGCTATAGGGTAGTATACGACAATACCGTTACGTCAGGTGACGGCAATACATCAAGGCGCTGGCTGATCATCGAACCCTGCTGACCGCAGGGTTTTCTTTTGGGGAGAAAACCCGATCAGGGTCCGAGAGTTTACCATCAATTAACACATTTATCAAGAAAAGGTGATATAGTGAAATTGGTGGCACTATGAGCGATAACGGTATTGTCAGAAAACGCATAGCGATCCTTTGTGCGCAGCCCGAAGAATATTATCAGAAGGGCGTACTCGAAGGTATAAAGGACAAGCTTTTCGAAGCTGATCTTGACGTGTGCATTTTCGCGATGTACCAGAAGTTTCAGGAGACAAAGGCCCGCGAGATCGGCGAATCGAACATCTTTAATCTCATAAACATAAATGAGTTCGACGGCATGATCCTTTTGGCCGATACCATCCAGACCCCCGGTGTATTAAGGCGTATCGAGGATCGCCTCTATAGCGAATATTCTAAGCCCGTCCTCTTTGTAGATAAGGACAGCGACTATTATCCTTCGATATCTCTTGATCATTATGATCCCATCGTAAGGCTCACCGAGCATCTTATCGTCGACCACGGATATAAGGATATCGCCTTTATTACCGGTAAGCAGTGGCACCCGTACTCCAGAGAGAGGCTTCATGCTTTCACGGATACGATGGAAAAGCACGGACTTAATGTGCGCCCGGAGAGGATCTATTACGGAGATTTCTGGTACGCGAGCGGTGAGACTATAGGTGACGAGCTCGCTTTGTTCCCTGATGATCTTCCCGAAGCAATAGCATGCGCTAATGACTATATGGCGATCGGACTATGTTCCTCGCTTACAAAGCACGGCATCAGGGTACCCGAGGACGTAGCCGTGGTCGGATACGATTCGGTCGTAGAAGGCCAGGATAGCCCTCAGCCAATAACATCCATACCGCTTCCTGCCCGTGAATACGGCGAATTTTGCGGTGAGAGCATGCTCTCGCTCCTTAAAGGTGGCAGGATAGGACGTTTTAAGAACAGTTGTGAGCTCTTTAAGGGCAGCAGCTGCGGATGCCATAATGAGAGCGTCGTCCCCAAGGTAAGGCTCAGGCCCACATGGGATACCGACGTATCCGCGCGCTCGTTCATGATGGAGCGTAACCGTATATTGGCAGATATGCTCTCGGGAGCTGACCTGGAGAGCGTCATGGACTCGGTGCAGTCCTATACATTCCAGATAAGACCTTTTGACAGCTTCGACCTTTGCCTCAATTCATACTGGGCAGAGGACACGTTCAAGGTGGGAGAAGCCCTGAAGACCGGATATTCCGACCGTATGATCGATGTACTTTCATGCGGCAGGGAAGGTGAAGGCGAGGACCGCCTCGATTTCATGGAGACATTCGATACTTTGGAGATGCTCCCGAAGCTCCATGAGCCTTCGGATGAGCCCAGATGCTTTATCTTTACTCCCGTGCACTTTGACGACAGCAGCTTCGGCTATGCGGTCTTAGGGCTTAACGGATCACTCGCAAGGCTCGATCACAGCTACTGCATGTGGCTCGTAAGCGTCATGTACGGTCTCGAATCCTTAAGAAGGCTCAAGGTCCTTTTGGGTACGAATAAGAAGATCGAAGCGAGCAGATATATCGACAGCCTGACGGGACTTTATAACTACGACGGTTTCCTGAAGCACGCCGATCCCATGATAGAAAGATCGATGCAGCTTCACTGCTATGTGAGCGTTATGGCACTTGATATCTCAGGCCTTAACGTTATAAATTCCGCATACGGCCGAAAGAGCGGCGATAAGGCGATAATAAAGCTCGCGCATATCCTCCGCGACTCTGTCGGCGAAGGTGCTATCTGTGCAAGGCTCGGTAACGACGAGTTCGTGATAGCTCAGCTGACGGACGAAAGTAACGGCAAGATCCTTCACGATATCAGGATGAGGATATCTGAGGAGGTCGCGAAATATAACCTCCCGCATGACTACGATATAGTTGTCGTATCAGGTGAGAAGGTAGGAAGATGCGGAAGCATCAATGAGCTCGAGAGCCTTATAAATCTCGCGGTATCCATAAAGAACAACAACAAGGTGCGCGAGCAGAAGGTGCGCCTCGATTCGTCTCTTACTCCCGAGCAGAAGAAGATCGCAGAGACGGTAAAGAACCTCCTCGACGAGAACAGGTTCAACTATCACTATCAGCCGATCGTGAGTGCGAAGACCGGCGAGATATTCGCTTTCGAGGCTCTGATGAGGCCTGATATCGACCCGTATATCGGCCCCGCGGTGGTCATCGAGTACGCCGAGCACTTGGGCAGGATCTACGATGTCGAGAGGTCGACTTTCTATAATGTCCTTCGCGAATATGAGAATAAGAAGAATCTCTTTAATGAACGAAAGCTCTTTATAAACTGCATCACGGGCGTTACCTGGACGGATGAAGATACCGATATCGTGGCGCCTAAGCTCAAGCAGTACTCCGACAGGATCGTCCTCGAGCTCACCGAGCAGCGTGAAGCAGATGACGAGATGCTCGATAAGATGAAGACCCAGATAAGAAAGCTCGGCATCCAGAGTGCGATCGACGATTACGGAACGGGATACTCAAATGTTGTAAACCTCTTAAGATATATGCCCGACTACGTTAAGATCGACAGGATGCTTCTCATGGGTATCAACGATAATCCGCAAAAGCAGCATTTCGTGAAGGAAGTTGCCCAGTTTGCACATGACAATAATTTCCTTGTGCTTGCTGAGGGCGTTGAGACTTCCGATGAGCTCAAGACATGTATCGAGCTCGGAGCTGACCTCCTGCAGGGATACTACCTCGGGCGCCCGAAGGCTGAGATCATATCAGAGATAGACCCGGAAGTTCGAGAAGAGATATTCCGCTATAACGCATATAAGAATCGCTGAGGCGATCTCCTCTTACTGCGGTCGGGATCAGAAGAAGAATATTCCCTTTGCAAAGAGAAACGATGTCACCATCGTGATAAAGAGCGTGGCCATGAGCGTGATCTGCAGTGCTTCTTTGCGGCGGATATTCCTGAGCATGAGATATAAGGGGAAAAGTCCCGCGTAATATCTGTAAAAGCTGTCTGTCGGGCAGTCGATATGAGGATCCCTGATCGTCATGTTGATCGTGATGAGGAAGAATACCGTATAGAGCACCAGTACGAGAGACTCCGCGTTGACTTTCTTGGCTTTTACCATCGGGCGGATCTCGATAAAGAGCAGGATGCAGGTTGCGATAAACAGGATGAGCGATAATGCCTCATTGGTCTTATTAAGGATCGTAAAGTCCATGCCGTCGTACTTATAAGTATCGGTGAAGATGACCTGCAGCTCGATGAACGTAGTCTTGAAGATATTAGATGACATCCTGAGCCAGTAGTCCATCTGCGCATCCATGAAGATCTTCCAGTTGCCGTAATTCACCTGAAGATAGATAGGGTAGATAAGGCTGATGGCCGTAGCAGGGATATAAGTTACAAGGATATCGACTATCTTGATTTCCTTGCGGAACCACTGTATGCACATTCCGACGAAGATCGCGAGGAAGAGCATCGAGCCCGAGTTACGAGTAGCGACCGAAAGTCCGAGGATAAGTCCCAGAGCCCAGAAGTGTTTTTTCTTAATAAAAAGGATAAATGCCGAGACGGTCAGGAGGAAGAATAATGACTCCGTATATTCGAGCATCGAGAAGAAAGACTGGGGCGAGAAGGCCAGTATGCCGATGACCGTGCCGTATTCTTTGAAGTTATAGTGATCCTTAAGGATGTACTTAATAAGTACGAGTGAAAAGAAGAACGCGATGTTATTGAGGATGACGAGTCCGACATCCGAGATATATCTTATGAGAAGTGGGATGACCGGAAAGAATACCGTGATCTCTTCGTTGTAGCCTGATGCGGCGATCTGCCTGTAGTGGACAGTATCGAAAAGCCCCCAGATCTCAAGGAAAGGAGTCGGGGTCAGAGCCATCAGGACCGTGAATATGAGCCTTGAGGCCAGAAACAGCAATATGACATCCTTATGGTCGCTAAGGAGCTTCGTTGCTTTGCTGTCTGTTTTTATCGATTCTTCTACTTTCATATTATGTACATTATAACAATTGAAGCATTTTTTGCTATTGCTATATAATGAACATGCCGTCGGTGCCCCGTAAAAAGGGTTAAAAGGGAACACGGTGTAAATCCGTGGCAGCCCCCGCTACTGTCAGTGCTTACGCGGCTTTCGATATCCATTGGGTGCCCCCGTCGGGCACCTGAGAAGGGGAGAGACGCTAAACGGCATGAGTCAGGAAACCTGCCGATGAGTTATTTATTCAGCGCACGGCTGCGGAGGGCGGCGGTGATCGCGGAAAGAAAAAGTATGAAGAAGAAAGTGTTGAGTGTTGTATTGGCACTTGCCGTTACAACAACACTCTTCAGCGCATGCGCAACAGCAACTGAAGAGACGACAACAACAGCTGCTACGGCCGCTCAGACAGAAGAGACGACGACCACGGCAGAAGAGACAACAGCCGCAGATGATTCCATCTATCCTCTGACTTACACGGATGCTTACGGCAACGAAGTTACGATCGAATCTGAGCCCGAGACTGTAGTAAGCGTATCTCCCGCTCTTACTGAGATCGTATTTGCTCTCGGCGCACAGGACAAGCTCGTAGGCAGATCTTCCTATGACGATTATCCTGCAGAAGTATTCGATATCCAGGATGTAGGACCTATCGATCTTCCCGACACAGAGCTCATCGCTTCTCTCGAGCCCGACGTAGTCATCGCATCTTCTATCTTCAGTGAGGAAGCTTATAACGCTATCACTGAGCTCGGTATCCCCGTTGTTATCATCAGGGACGAGACAACACTTACAGGTATGTTCGGCGTTATCGCTGACGTAGCTGACGTTATCGGTGCTCACGAAGAGGGTGAGGCTCTCGTAGCTGAGCTTCAGGCTGAGCTTGACGAGATCACAGACAATGTTGCCGAGGAAGAGCCTTCCGTATCCGTATATTACTGCATGGGT encodes the following:
- a CDS encoding iron complex transport system substrate-binding protein, with the translated sequence MIAERKSMKKKVLSVVLALAVTTTLFSACATATEETTTTAATAAQTEETTTTAEETTAADDSIYPLTYTDAYGNEVTIESEPETVVSVSPALTEIVFALGAQDKLVGRSSYDDYPAEVFDIQDVGPIDLPDTELIASLEPDVVIASSIFSEEAYNAITELGIPVVIIRDETTLTGMFGVIADVADVIGAHEEGEALVAELQAELDEITDNVAEEEPSVSVYYCMGYGEYGDYTAGGDTFINDIITTAGAINAAGDVSGWSYSQEALLEADPDYILVPSWGYDAFLETEPYSSLTAVQEGRVIAVDSNMFERQGPRNLDAVILIQEAISGANASAAETEADAEAA
- a CDS encoding diguanylate cyclase (GGDEF) domain-containing protein, with the translated sequence MSDNGIVRKRIAILCAQPEEYYQKGVLEGIKDKLFEADLDVCIFAMYQKFQETKAREIGESNIFNLININEFDGMILLADTIQTPGVLRRIEDRLYSEYSKPVLFVDKDSDYYPSISLDHYDPIVRLTEHLIVDHGYKDIAFITGKQWHPYSRERLHAFTDTMEKHGLNVRPERIYYGDFWYASGETIGDELALFPDDLPEAIACANDYMAIGLCSSLTKHGIRVPEDVAVVGYDSVVEGQDSPQPITSIPLPAREYGEFCGESMLSLLKGGRIGRFKNSCELFKGSSCGCHNESVVPKVRLRPTWDTDVSARSFMMERNRILADMLSGADLESVMDSVQSYTFQIRPFDSFDLCLNSYWAEDTFKVGEALKTGYSDRMIDVLSCGREGEGEDRLDFMETFDTLEMLPKLHEPSDEPRCFIFTPVHFDDSSFGYAVLGLNGSLARLDHSYCMWLVSVMYGLESLRRLKVLLGTNKKIEASRYIDSLTGLYNYDGFLKHADPMIERSMQLHCYVSVMALDISGLNVINSAYGRKSGDKAIIKLAHILRDSVGEGAICARLGNDEFVIAQLTDESNGKILHDIRMRISEEVAKYNLPHDYDIVVVSGEKVGRCGSINELESLINLAVSIKNNNKVREQKVRLDSSLTPEQKKIAETVKNLLDENRFNYHYQPIVSAKTGEIFAFEALMRPDIDPYIGPAVVIEYAEHLGRIYDVERSTFYNVLREYENKKNLFNERKLFINCITGVTWTDEDTDIVAPKLKQYSDRIVLELTEQREADDEMLDKMKTQIRKLGIQSAIDDYGTGYSNVVNLLRYMPDYVKIDRMLLMGINDNPQKQHFVKEVAQFAHDNNFLVLAEGVETSDELKTCIELGADLLQGYYLGRPKAEIISEIDPEVREEIFRYNAYKNR